The DNA sequence GCCGTCAGCAAAAAGGTCTTCCGTATATTTTCTTCACGGACAACGTGAACAGAAATAAACCTCAGGTTTATAAAGATTTGGGAATGACGGTGAACGCAAGTAACCTTTGTTCTGAAATCATGCTTCCATCTACTATGGAAGAGTCTTTCATCTGCTGTTTATCTTCCATGAACCTTGAACTGTATGATGAGTGGAAAGATACCGATGCTGTAAAATTAGCAGTATACTTCCTTGATGCTGTATTATCTGAGTTTATTGACAAAACTGAAGGTAACTATTACTTACAGGGTGCAAGAAACTTTGCGATGCGTCACAGAGCTCTTGGATTAGGAGTTTTAGGATACCATTCTTACTTACAGAAAAATATGATTCCGTTTGAAAGTTTTGAGGCGACTCAGTTCAACGCAAGAGCATTCAGACATATCAAAGAGCAGGCTGAGCAGGCTTCAAGAGAACTTGCCAACATCTATGGAGAACCAGAAGTGTTGAAAGGATATGGATTAAGAAATACCACCACAATGGCTATTGCTCCTACGACTTCAAGTTCTGCAATTTTAGGACAGACTTCTCCGGGAATCGAGCCTTTCTCCTCCAACTACTATAAGGCAGGTCTTGCTAAAGGAAACTTTATGCGTAAGAACAAATACCTTGCAAAACTATTGAAAGAAAAAGGATTGGATAACGAAGAAACATGGAGAACAATCATGCTTAACCATGGATCTGTACAGCACCTGAATGAGCTTACTCCTGAAGAAAAGGCAGTATTCAAAACATTCAAAGAAATCTCTCCAATGGAGATTATTTCTCAGGCGGCACAGAGACAGCAATACATTGACCAGGCACAGTCACTGAATCTTCAGATTCCTTCTACAATGCCTGTAAAAGATGTTAACTACCTTTATATTGAAGCTTGGAAAAAAGGAGTGAAAACACTTTATTACCAAAGAAGTTCATCTGTTTCAAAAGAAATGATGGTTAACTTCGTGTCATGTTCAAGCTGCGAGGCATAGGATCAAGTAATAAACACGCTATATTTACAAAAGCATACCGAAAGGTGTGCTTTTGTCGTTTTTCAATATAATAATAGGTTTTGACTTCAATTGATTGATCATTTATTTTCCCGCGGATTACACCGATTTTCACAGATGATTCTTATAGTATTAATAAGTTTTGGCTAAAGCCAATGGATGGATAAACATATCCTAATTTATATCAAGAATCATCATTTATCTCCTATCATTAATAAAAAAGGTCCGGAAAGAAAATCCGAACCTTTGAAAAGAATTATGAAGTAAAATGTAAAAGCGTACTTAAAAATTGTATCGAACTCCCAGCTGAGCTTGGAATCTTGATGCAAACTGATCAATAGTATAAGGTAGCCCCGGAGTTTTGAAGTTATATGCAGGGTCTCCGGCAGAAGGTTGTCCTGTTGCTACATTTCCAACCTTTGTCAAACCGACACTTGCTGTAGAATTGAAAGTATTAGGAACAAAATATACTTTCCCCCAATCTTTGTTCAGCAAATTGGTAAAATTGATGATGCTCAATGAGATTTGTATATTATTCTTAGATTTCTTACTCAGTTTGATCTCATCCATGATTCTGATATCCGCCTGAATATTCCACGGAGTAACATCACCATTTCTTTCAGTGAATTTTCCTCTTCTGGACTTCAGATAGTCATTATTGTTGACAAAATTTTCATAATCTGCAATCTGTTGCTGAGCAGTTACCACTACATTTCCTGCAGCATCTTTTATAGGAACTATATATTTGGAAGCTTCTGCAGCATCTTTAAAGATATAAGCAAGTCCTGCTGCCTGCCCCGTATTGGCAATCGTGCTGTTCACAAATCCCCATGAAAAAGGATTTCCGGATTGTGCATTGAAATATACATTGGTGTATAATCTGTTGGTCTCAGAAATATTAAAGGCATATCCAAGATTCGCAACGACTCTGTTTTTGATAGCAAAGTTAGATGTTGTCAGTTTCGGGTCATTTGGTGTCAGAGACTGATTCATCTGCCAGTTACTTTCCATAGAGTTTCTGATACCGTTGGTAATATCCTTAGCGTCTCCATAAGTATAAGCCACAAATAAATTAAAACCGAAGTCGTATGATTTTGAAAGCTGTGCAGTCAGGTTGTAACGGTATCCTTCTTTAGTATTGGATAAAAGGTAGGCATTAGAGAAATTACTGTTGATATTTGTTGTATAGATTGGCATCTCATGATTTGTATCATAACTGTAATACGTTACGTTATCCGTTTTATTCACCTGCTGGAATTTCAGATCATAAAGCACTTTTGTATAGATCCCTTCTAAAGTCAATTTATATCCTGCAAGGGTATAATCGAATGCTAAGGAGCTTCTCCAAACTCTTGGCATTTTAAAGTTGTTGTCAATAAGGTCTACCTGTACTTTTGAAGAGTTCTGCCATTTCGGGAAATTGGCACTGTTCAGTGGATCTCCATTGGCAGCAAGCTGTGCCGCTGTTGGTCCATTATAATCATAGCTTCCAAAACCTACTCCATCATTATAATAAGCATATCCTAACCATGCAAAAGGAATTCTTCCTACAAAGATTCCTGATCCACCTCTTAGTACCATAGATCTATTCTCTGTAAGATCAATCGTAAACCCAAGTCTTGGAGATAATGTAGGTTTATTCAGGTAATTGTTGGTAAGCTGGCTCAATGGAGTGTAACTGTAGGTATTTCCCGAGTTCGGATCCTGAGGTGAGTTGCTAACCAATGGACTTAATTGTGGTTTATTCGGTAGGTCTGTATAGTCTACTCTTACCCCCGGTGAAAGTCTCACTCTTCCCCAGTTAATTTCATCCTGAAGGTACAGGGAAAGCAAATTCACTTTGTATTGAGCATAAGGATTATCAAAAATTGTTTGTCTGCTGTCTCCGTTGAAAGGGTAAGTTCCTCTTATCCTTGCAGGAGTACCGTTAAAAAAATCATTCAGGCTTTTATAGGAAATTCTTCCGTTCAATGCATTTACAAAACCATAGTCAATATTGTATAACTCATTGTGCGTTCCTAATAAGAAGGTATGATTTCCTTTTTTATAAGTAAGATTATCGGTAATTTCAAAAGTCTTCTGCTTCATATTGAAAACAGTAGCCTCTCTGTCATTTCCCAAAAGTATCGTTCCTCCGTTGTAAGCAATTTCTACCTGTGGAAACATCGCATTACCGGAAGTAGGATCCCTGTAATCATGAATGGAAGAATATCCTACTACTAAATTATTGCTCCATTTATCATTAAAACGGCTTTTTAATTCAAGTGTAGTGGTAGATGCTGTATTTTTCTGAACAAAATCCATACTGGAAAATCTGAAATTCGCGCCATCTCTCTCCAGGTTGGATGCCTGTGAAAATACTGTATTATTTTTAATGGATAAGGAGTGCTTATCATTAATTTTCCAATCTAACTTGTTGAAAAGTTTAGAACTTTCAGAAAAGTTATTGTATTGGTTAAAGCTACCAACATTGAAACCATATTTATTTCGTACAAAATCAGAAATCTGCTGGGCAACCTGCTCATTTACGAGTGCTCCCGGATCATTGGCATTATAGAATACAGGATCTGTTCTTTTGGTGTATTCTAAATTGGTAAATAAGAATACTTTATCCCGCACAATTGGCAAACCTACTCTTCCTCCATAGATAAAGTCTTCAAAATCACTCGGCATTTTGGAGTTGTCCCCTACTCTGTTTCTACCGGTAATTGCCGCATTTCTTCCGTATGCATAGATTGATCCTGTAACATCGTTACTTCCACTTCGTGTTACCGCATTAATACTTCCTCCAAGGAAATTTCCGAGCTTCACATCATAAGGAGCAATATACACCTGCACATCCTGAATAGCATCCAGACTTATAGAATTGGAACGGGTACTGCTTCCGGGCATTCCCGAAGTACCTGTCTGCCCTCCTAACGAAGGACTGAATCCAATTGCATCATTATTGATAGATCCATCAATCGTCACGTTATTATAACGGAAATTGGTCCCATTGAAAGAGTTGTTAGCACTTTGGGGAACCAGTTTGGTAACATCCTGAATTCCTCTGTTAATATTCGGCAGACCTGAAATCTGTGCCTGGCTGATTCCTACCCCATATTTTGCGGTGGTCTTTTTAGAAGTAATTTTCACCTCATCAATTGTCTTTTCTTTACTTCCCACTTCTACTACAGGTAAGTCGTTATTCCCTAAAGAAAGCTGCAGATTCGGGTTTTCATAAATAACCTGTGATCCATCAGATATTTCAATTTTATAAGGTCCTCCCGGCTGAAGATTATCTAAACTGAACTGTCCTTTGCTGTTACTTTTCGTTTCAAAGGTACTATTGGTAGGAAGATGAACTACCTTTACGGTAACTTCGGAAGAAATTCCCTTTAATCTTCCAAAAATTTTAGAACTGGTTTCCTGTGAAAATGCAAACCCAAACGATAACAGAGCAAAAGCACAGATGATTTTTTTCTTCATATTTTATTCGCTATAAACTTGGTGTAAAATTATATCTAGTAAAAATGAAGTATGGTAACATAGAATTAACATTACGTAACAGAATGTTTAATATTTCCTTAAAAAAAACTTAATAGAAACATCATGAAAGTCTTAAAAAAAATTCTAGAGAAAAGGTGAAAATCATCTATATTTCAAGCTTTCAAAAGTTTTTAATTTCTTAAAATTTTACTATTAACAATTATTTTCTGTTGAGCTACTTTCCATGCGAATCATAGAAGCTCTGAATTTTTTGATTTATATTTGTGTTTATTGTTTAATACCAAAACTACAGATATGAAATTCGGACAAGTAGAAGACCCGTCAAAAATAGATTTCACATTACCAAAAGATCATCCTAAAACCAAAGAAATGCTGGCTCTTAACAAAAAAGGACTGGAAAATATTTCTATCGGATGTGCGAAATGGAATAAAACGGATCTTAAGGGATTTTATCCTAAAGGAACTAAAGATGAACTGACCTATTATGCGACTCAGTTTAATTCCATTGAACTGAATGCTACTTTCTACGGAATGCCAACTCCTGACCAGGTAAAAACATGGAAAGAAAAAACTCCTGAAAATTTTAAATTCTTCCCTAAGATCACCAATACGGTTTCTCATTTCAGAAGACTGATTGATGTGACTGATCCGGTGACTCATTTTGCTTCGGCAGTGATGAATTTTGATGAAAAACTGGGAATGGCTTTTCTTCAGCTTCATGATAATTTTAAGCCTAAAGATTATGACAGGCTGGAAAAATTTGTAAAAGAATGGCCTAAAGAAGTTCCTTTAGCCATAGAACTCAGAAATACGGAATGGTTTACTGATGAGGAAATCCTTAATACAACCTGCGAGCTCTTTGAAGCTCATAAAATCACCAACATCATCGTAGATACTGCCGGAAGAAGAGATATGCTTCATATGCGCCTTACTACGCCTAATGCATTTATCCGTTACGTAGGAGCCAATGCCGAAAGTGACTATGAAAGATTGGATGACTGGTTGAAACATCTTACTAAATGGAAGAAAGAAGGTCTGCAGAATCTCTACTTTTTCGTCCACCAGAATATTGAAAAAGCATCACCTCTATTATCCGCATATTTTATCAAGAAGCTGAATGAAGAATGGAAAACTGATATTCATATTCCACAAATGGCCACGGAAAGCACAGGTACATTATTTTAGATAATATAAATCGGGTACAGGATAAAGATAGATACAAACTTCTTTTTCATAACGAATAAATTCTTAAATTAGAGTGTAATGTATTTCACGATACATTATACTTTAAAAACATAAATCATGGAAAAAGAAATTTGCAAAATCAGTATTGCCAATAACTGGCTTGGTGATGAGTATATTTTTTATGAAAACAATACCATAAAAAGAGTATATGATCATCACAGCTTGAGTTCCAATAAAACGGAATGGGTTACTCCCAAAGAAATCAGTAAACAAAGCAAAGACAAACTTGTCAAATCCTGTCCTGAAGAATTCAAGGAACAAATTATGCAAATCCTGGATTATCCCTAACAAAAA is a window from the Chryseobacterium indologenes genome containing:
- a CDS encoding ribonucleoside-diphosphate reductase subunit alpha → MEEQNSNIWWLNEESEQMLNRGYLLKGETVDGAIDRITTAAAKRLYKPELQPAFKEMITKGWISFSSPVWANMGTERGLPISCFNAHIPDSIEGITHKMGEVIMQTKIGGGTSGYFGELRNRGTAVTDNGKSSGAVSFMKLFDTAMDVVSQGGVRRGAFAAYLDIDHGDIEEFLSIKDIGSPIQNLFTGVCVPDYWMQDMIDGDMEKRKVWARVLESRQQKGLPYIFFTDNVNRNKPQVYKDLGMTVNASNLCSEIMLPSTMEESFICCLSSMNLELYDEWKDTDAVKLAVYFLDAVLSEFIDKTEGNYYLQGARNFAMRHRALGLGVLGYHSYLQKNMIPFESFEATQFNARAFRHIKEQAEQASRELANIYGEPEVLKGYGLRNTTTMAIAPTTSSSAILGQTSPGIEPFSSNYYKAGLAKGNFMRKNKYLAKLLKEKGLDNEETWRTIMLNHGSVQHLNELTPEEKAVFKTFKEISPMEIISQAAQRQQYIDQAQSLNLQIPSTMPVKDVNYLYIEAWKKGVKTLYYQRSSSVSKEMMVNFVSCSSCEA
- a CDS encoding TonB-dependent receptor, yielding MKKKIICAFALLSFGFAFSQETSSKIFGRLKGISSEVTVKVVHLPTNSTFETKSNSKGQFSLDNLQPGGPYKIEISDGSQVIYENPNLQLSLGNNDLPVVEVGSKEKTIDEVKITSKKTTAKYGVGISQAQISGLPNINRGIQDVTKLVPQSANNSFNGTNFRYNNVTIDGSINNDAIGFSPSLGGQTGTSGMPGSSTRSNSISLDAIQDVQVYIAPYDVKLGNFLGGSINAVTRSGSNDVTGSIYAYGRNAAITGRNRVGDNSKMPSDFEDFIYGGRVGLPIVRDKVFLFTNLEYTKRTDPVFYNANDPGALVNEQVAQQISDFVRNKYGFNVGSFNQYNNFSESSKLFNKLDWKINDKHSLSIKNNTVFSQASNLERDGANFRFSSMDFVQKNTASTTTLELKSRFNDKWSNNLVVGYSSIHDYRDPTSGNAMFPQVEIAYNGGTILLGNDREATVFNMKQKTFEITDNLTYKKGNHTFLLGTHNELYNIDYGFVNALNGRISYKSLNDFFNGTPARIRGTYPFNGDSRQTIFDNPYAQYKVNLLSLYLQDEINWGRVRLSPGVRVDYTDLPNKPQLSPLVSNSPQDPNSGNTYSYTPLSQLTNNYLNKPTLSPRLGFTIDLTENRSMVLRGGSGIFVGRIPFAWLGYAYYNDGVGFGSYDYNGPTAAQLAANGDPLNSANFPKWQNSSKVQVDLIDNNFKMPRVWRSSLAFDYTLAGYKLTLEGIYTKVLYDLKFQQVNKTDNVTYYSYDTNHEMPIYTTNINSNFSNAYLLSNTKEGYRYNLTAQLSKSYDFGFNLFVAYTYGDAKDITNGIRNSMESNWQMNQSLTPNDPKLTTSNFAIKNRVVANLGYAFNISETNRLYTNVYFNAQSGNPFSWGFVNSTIANTGQAAGLAYIFKDAAEASKYIVPIKDAAGNVVVTAQQQIADYENFVNNNDYLKSRRGKFTERNGDVTPWNIQADIRIMDEIKLSKKSKNNIQISLSIINFTNLLNKDWGKVYFVPNTFNSTASVGLTKVGNVATGQPSAGDPAYNFKTPGLPYTIDQFASRFQAQLGVRYNF
- a CDS encoding DUF72 domain-containing protein, whose amino-acid sequence is MKFGQVEDPSKIDFTLPKDHPKTKEMLALNKKGLENISIGCAKWNKTDLKGFYPKGTKDELTYYATQFNSIELNATFYGMPTPDQVKTWKEKTPENFKFFPKITNTVSHFRRLIDVTDPVTHFASAVMNFDEKLGMAFLQLHDNFKPKDYDRLEKFVKEWPKEVPLAIELRNTEWFTDEEILNTTCELFEAHKITNIIVDTAGRRDMLHMRLTTPNAFIRYVGANAESDYERLDDWLKHLTKWKKEGLQNLYFFVHQNIEKASPLLSAYFIKKLNEEWKTDIHIPQMATESTGTLF